The following proteins are encoded in a genomic region of Anser cygnoides isolate HZ-2024a breed goose chromosome 13, Taihu_goose_T2T_genome, whole genome shotgun sequence:
- the LOC106045569 gene encoding G-protein coupled receptor 83-like: MPHSLLRSYGPQMRGFLEEFDHYSSLVKLMSVYQATNRTTFNWTDSRIVEWEKFAELAKYEPESQKPTVKALLIVAYSVIIIMSLFGNMLVCHVVLKNKRMHSATSLFIVNLAVSDIMITLLNTPFTLVRFVNSTWIFGKAMCHISRFVQYCSLHVSTLTLTAIALDRHQVILNPLKQRMSLTKGALSISVIWLMATCFSLPHAIYQKLFQYNYREATVRSLCVPDFPEPAELVWKYLDLSTFLLLYLLPLLIITVTYTRLAKKLWLRNAIGDITTQQYITHHKNKKKSIKMLMLVVVVFAVCWFPLNCYVVLISSLGIKTKNSLYFVLHWFAMSSTCYNPFIYCWLNESFRSELKSLLCMCQKVPPPRDNVLPPVITSCREAWMEQARCRKGPSSQTICSTVNAQTANTDL, translated from the exons ATGCCTCACTCCCTGCTTCGGTCGTACGGGCCACAGATGAGGGGTTTTCTTGAGGAGTTTGACCATTACTCTTCCTTGGTCAAACTCATGTCAGTCTACCAAGCAACTAACAGGACCACCTTCAATTGGACAGACAGCCGCATTGTGGAGTGGGAGAAATTTGCTGAGCTGGCTAAATATGAGCCAGAGTCCCAGAAGCCAACAGTGAAGGCTCTCCTTATCGTGGCGTACTCGGTGATTATCATCATGTCTCTCTTTGGGAACATGCTGGTGTGCCACGTGGTGCTGAAGAACAAGAGGATGCACTCAGCCACCAGCCTTTTCATTGTCAATCTTGCGGTCTCTGACATTATGATCACGCTGCTCAACACGCCTTTTACCTTG GTTCGGTTTGTGAACAGCACGTGGATCTTTGGGAAGGCCATGTGCCACATCAGCCGCTTTGTGCAGTACTGCTCGCTCCACGTTTCCACGCTGACTCTAACAGCCATCGCCCTGGACAGGCACCAG GTCATTCTGAACCCACTAAAGCAAAGGATGTCACTAACAAAAGGAGCGCTGAGCATTTCTGTTATCTGGCTGATGGCAACCTGTTTCTCCCTGCCACATGCCATCTATCAAAAGCTTTTCCAGTATAACTACAG gGAAGCCACTGTCCGGAGCTTGTGCGTCCCCGATTTTCCTGAGCCTGCAGAACTGGTCTGGAAGTATCTGGACCTGTCTacctttctcctcctctaccTCCTACCCCTGCTTATCATCACTGTCACCTACACACGCCTGGCTAAGAAGCTGTGGCTCCGCAACGCCATTGGAGACATCACCACGCAGCAGTATATCACCCAccacaagaacaagaagaagagcaTCAAGATGCtgatgctggtggtggtggtcttTGCCGTCTGCTGGTTCCCTCTCAACTGCTACGTGGTGCTCATCTCCAGCCTAGGCATCAAGACGAAGAACTCCCTCTATTTTGTTCTGCACTGGTTTGCCATGAGCAGCACCTGCTACAATCCTTTCATCTACTGCTGGCTGAACGAGAGCTTCCGCTCGGAGCTCAAATCCCTGCTCTGCATGTGCCAGAAGGTGCCTCCGCCTCGGGACAACGTGCTGCCGCCTGTTATCACGTCCTGCCGAGAGGCATGGATGGAGCAGGCCAGGTGCAGGAAGGGACCTTCCTCCCAGACCATTTGCTCCACTGTCAATGCCCAGACAGCCAACACCGATCTGTGA